Within the Eucalyptus grandis isolate ANBG69807.140 chromosome 1, ASM1654582v1, whole genome shotgun sequence genome, the region AATCAGAGTAGACACATAAGCACAATCCAGAATGCCTAAACTCCTTTCTGCAATGTTATTTCAAAGCAAAATCTTGGTCCACATTAACAAATCTTTAACCTTTTCTTATCATCAAGATCATGCTGTCTCCACCAAGACAATCAACTGGCTGAGAGGCCATATGAACGGCAATAAATGCTTCAAGCACGGAGCTGTCTAAGTTATGAGAGCTTTAAGTACGAAGAAAACAAACCAAAACCATGTTTTCAGTGTGGAATGTATAGGCAAGTACTTAATATGTATATTCTGGAAAGCAGATGCCCTGATGAAGGTTTTCATTCCTTCTCAGAAAGAATTCAGAAGAGGGTCAGATcttcaaagaaagatgaatttcACTGTCAAATTACTTTTTGTCTCTACAGGCAAAAAGACGCTTGTTTCTACTCAGTCAAAACAAGGCGATCAAAGATTAAGTAAAGCATGGTTAGTTAAGAACAATAATAGCAAAATCTTTCGGTACTTATTCCCTATTTGTGGAGTGGAGGTTACAAGCAGGATTATCATAGAAAGTAACTTGATAAACATGAACAGGTACTTAGCCTATTTTATGTAGAGGAGATTGATTCATATAATTTTTCACAACTACATAAGTGTATTATCCTTATTAATGCTAGAAGACAATAGCAGAAAAAAAGGTACTCATCCttcaagaaacaaaattcaGAGCTACCTACCTCAATTAGAGGGTCCCGACCAACAATGGAAAATACTTCCTCAGCCAGTTTCTTTATGACTTTTGCTCTAGGATCATAGTTTTTATACACACGATGACCAAAGCCCGACATTTTTCGtttcctagaaaaaaaaacgaattaaATGTCAAACACAAATACAATGGTTCATGCCATTTTATGTCATCAATTTCAACCATGAACTTACCGATTTTTCACACCCTCTATGAAGTCTGGAATGTTCTCCACTCTTCCAATTTCATTCAGCATCTTAAGCACAGCCTACAGGAAAATATAAGTAGCCTCAGGTGATGGTAATTCATTACTATGTGAAACAGAAACCAAGGAAAGGAAAGTCCAAGAGAAGCATCCAGCTTGGCCAATTCAGACTTCATCTTtgtaccttcttttttttttggctaaaccCCCAAGTGAATGTCATTACTAAAGGAGACCTTTTCAGACTTCATCATAATGGAACGGACAAGATAAGTACCTCATTTGCTCCACCATGAAGAGGACCATAAAGAGCTCCAACAGCTCCAGCAAGTGCAGTGTACACATCAACACCACTACAAAAGCAGTTGCAGAATATTATCCATCCAATTTATGACTTTGACCATCCTTGCAGTAAGGGCTCGAAAGAGGAATACCTCGATGCAAGATGCCTAGCAGCAGAGGTTGAACAATTCATTTCATGTTCAGCATGCAATATGAAGAGGATGTCTAGCACCCGTGCCAACCGAGGATTAGGTTTGTAAGAACGATTACCCCTGAAATTCGATAAAAAATCTCCTCTTAAGTctgattttccctttttcaatcTTCGCCTCTAATAAGGAACATCAATTAGATaaaagcacaaaataaagcaaCACTTACAATGAATCTAGCATGTATAAGAAATTTTCTGCATAAGAAAGATTACTAGATGGGAGAACCGGAGGCCTTCCTGCCATTCTCAAGTATGCAGCAGCTGCAATAGTTGGTGCCTGCATTCACAGAATATTTTCTATTAGGAGCCAAACATAAAGGAGTGAACCTTAGAGCAACTAAGGCCAAGGCTTTCACATGCAGCATATAAGATGGAGTAAAAAGAGAAGTTATAGAAGGGCCAAGAAAAGCCAAAATAGGAAATTGAGAGCAAACCTTCCCAAGAATGCGAGCAATTTGTTTATCTCTCACTTGCTTTGATTTGTAAAGATCTTGGCCCTGTAAACCAAATAATGGAATAATGGCTGTATACTTGACTGAAGAGCATAACTTCTACAATAATTTCGTAAATTTTATGAACTGAGTATTGTTTGTGCAGATCATCTTCATCAGAAAAGGTTATCTTTGCGTAGGCAAGCAAACCAAACCACCTTCAACCCCCAACCCACCCCACAAGCCCAGACAGTGAAAAATATTACAATAGAATGATAAATGAGTGAACAAACGTCTGACCAGCTAATTCTAATTTAGCAATCTGCTTAGATTAATATTTTGCATGGACTTTTTCAGAAACTCAAACTACAAGCTACATTTAACTGGCCAGTACCACATGGCAATTCTAGCATCCAACAGCTTTTCTACAGGACAGACAAGGTTTCAACACCTCAGTCCCatgttaaattatttattacaGATAATCGCAAGAATATCCCTCTCTTTTCAACTTgacaaattcaaggagaaaatcCATTTAATGATCATGCCATGCCATGAATATCAATGGAACCGGAAGATGGTTGAAAACTCAAGTTTTAATTGGAAGGTCTAAAGATAGTCAATGAAGAAGTGTCAACAGGCACACGCACCTACCATTTTTTATTTCGGAAATGGTTATATCAGACACTGAATGTCACAAGCACATCTGTATTTCATGGATAGACAATGCAATATCTAGAGGTAATATTACATGATAAACACAAGGTCGTGATGGCAAAGCAAAGAGAGCAGAGAAATGCAAGGACCAAATAAAATAAGCTTCTGCAAGTAACGTACTCTCAGAGCAGGATTGGCATCGGGATGAAAGACAGAAAGAGCACTCATTGCACTGACGAGGACACCCATCGGATGTGCATCATGTGGCATTGCGTGTATAATATCCTACATAAAGAACATGGATTAGAGCAATTCAGTGCGACATAATAATCCCACAATGAAACACAAATGAGTCACAACCATCAGGTAAATGAGAGTTATAGCACACCCACTTAACATTGCTTAGTCCTATAAGGACCTCAGTCAAGCTGAAAAGGATCAAGAAACCAAGAGAACAGAGAGAGCAAACAAGAAGCTCTGTTCTACATAGTCTAAAGCATCTGATGAGATGATTGTGTGATTTTACTTGCTttatatcaaaagaaaagaaaaacgagcAGGAAGTTGGTTGCCCTCTAGCTCACTCATGGAAAAGCAACAACATGATGTGCTTACTCTCGAACACCTAATGCAAACTAGATCTAGCCTTCTCTACTAATGGCAAGAGCCAGAATTTAATACCAAGAGTTCAGAAGTCACaggagaaaacagaaaaagattGCCTGGaagacaaaacaaaacatttcaTTGGTAAAAGCATGACAAGCCAATCTAAAGATGACAAAGTAAAGCAAATGTAGGTCTTGTTCACAATCACAAGTGCCCTCTAGGCATTAAAGTTTACTCTAAAGGTAACAATACactttgaattgaaaattgaaaaattaaagagtACGAAAATTTTATTTACCTTAGATGAAAAAATTTGCACTTTCAAAGCTGTTTTAATCAACAACAACACGCACCATATTAACactcaaaacattttccaaCGTAAATGACATCCATATCACTTGGACCAAAATTACAGCCTACATTTGAATCTAGGGACCAtcagtgaaagaaaaaaatattggttCAAGATGAAAAGGGTGAGTGAGCAAATGGAAAGGAAAAGGTAATGTAGGGTCCACCGTGAAAGAAATAATACTccacaaatgttttttttttgtagtactcaaattttgaaaaaggtgAGACAGAGAGAATGGGACACAAACCAGTATTCCTTGTGGAACTGCTGAATGCTGAGTAATAGCAAACTCCCAGTCTGCTAATTGACCTTCAGATGGTAGATTTCCATACACTGCAATGGGAAACAGATTTAATTCTCAACCGACAAAGCAATCAAAATCTCATGAAACAAAAATCATCCTGTCCATCAAGGGTTACTAATGAACAGACAATACATGCTTGCTAGGATCTTTGAGATTAggttaaaaatatgaaattcaagagCAAGAAAAAGCAGAGAGAACACTCACTCAAGAGGTAAGCCACTTCCATGAAGGAGCTACTCTCGGCCAGCTCTTCAATGGGATAGCCCCTGTACCTGAGAATCCCTTCGTCCCCATCGATGTAGCAAATCGACGACCGAACAGGGGCCGTGTTCAGATATCCTGGATCGTAAAGCTTGAGTCCCTTGTCATTCTTTCCAGTTGTTATCTGTCGAATCGCCGGCAACAAGCGCGACATCCAAACGTCAGGACATAACATCGACACGAAATAACGCGCAGCAAAAATGCTATCACACGAGCTAGCAACTACGTCCTGAAGGCCTGCGCGGGCATTTCGTAAGATAACTCGCGCGTTCAGGCGCGATCTACCCGACCGAAACTCCAAATTCGCCCAAATCAAACGCTCTCGGCTCGGAGCAACCTCATCTCGCAACCGATAAATCCACAAGAAAAAAACATCAGATTGCGCCGCATCGCAAGCTCACCTTCTTCAAATCGATGGCCTTAACGGTGCCCTCCTCCGAAACCGGAACCCCGTACTTCCGGCCGGTGCGCTCGTCGACGACGGCCAGCGAGCCGCCGAGGTTCCCGGGGGCGGGACGAGGCCCTGGGCCGAGACGCAGCTCGGCTCGaggatcgccgccgccgccgccgccgccgccgcctcgcgGCGGCGGCTCGATCATCGAAGCCGCCGCGAGGTGCGCCGAGAGGACGGCCAGCCGGGCGCGGGCCGAGAGCCGGGAATCTGCGCTGGACATCTTCCGGGGGCTGACGCGGGAGGCCGAAGCCAGGAATTCTGGAAGAATCTGAAACGGAGATGAGATGAAGGCGGGGGAaggtggagggaagagaggaaaagaagcaagGAACTTGACCGGGCGCGGCGACGGAGCTTTATATATATAGCTGAACGTTGGAGTGGAGTGCGGGGAAATCGGATCGTGGATCGCGAGGCCTCTTGGCTTTAAGTGATCTCCGCGTTTATTGCCTGAACAACTTTTGGTGATGAGGATAAAAGTCGTCGTATCATTATctaatattaaaagaaataacctaaaaaaacaataatttcccatttcattttgttcttatttttatttacatatctaagtttcttttttattttataatatatttatttggtATTTATATTATTACGTATTTTTAGGTATTATGGTATagcttattatttaataatatttttattaaggaAAGAtggaatataaatataaaaagggtAGCGCTGTTTCCACCCCTTGTATAGTTATATCCACATGATCTtcaccaaaaagataaaattaccGTTTacatttaattgcaatttaaatcaatggtctcaaatttatttacttttcttatCTAGTAAGAACTACCTGCCattaattaagaatttcatgtgtttaattttgtttattgtaGAATTGTCATATATATTAAAGGCATGatgtcttttttattataagatattacttcaataaaaatttgtgttgttgaaaactaaaatttccaaaaaaaaaaatcttttcttttctacattgtcaattaaatttatgaaaaattgttaagtaattgaaatttaattaaatcaaaacattccataaagtaagatttttttttgacaatgcaaatgcaatttcattattctagattgacaaaaattaatttcatccattaactatttaaaaaatcaatttattttatgataaataatgtttttagtgtaatcCTAGATATTTCTCTAACGTATCACATAATTTGTATTCAAATATCTCGCCAATatagtaagaaaaaaatataaatttttgatatagtaaataaagagacttgatatatattttagattgatggaattaataaaaaattcacaaaaaaagtgagttttttttttatataagagggacaaaaaaatagagaggttgttatatcatcaatgaTAATTAAGagatttttcagttttatactatatcaaagaatatctttttttctcgctattagtaaaataattttacatggAGCATATAAAACACTATTGTAATATACGAGAATTCACATATCAAtaatatgctaaaaaaaaaattgtgaaatgctTAACTATGATAATtatcctaaataaaataaaataaaataaaatagaaaaaaataaggagTGGGGCCATTTCCTAAAACTGTCGACtgtaattgaaaaattgatgacAGTTTTGTCTTTTCAATATAAATGAGAGTGAATTTAGTCATTTAGGGGTGAAAATACCGCCGtcaaaaaatatatgttaataaatataaaatagaagAACTTCGATTTTAAATGAACAAACTCGAACTCAAAAAGGATTGTTCTCGAAAAATGAGAGACCGTAGACTTTCTTAAAAAAGACCTACTCCGTTCATTTTCGCTCTCCTCTATGTCTCTCATTCATGTTCAAGTTTCGGGATATCTTTGTAGTTTTTTAGTTCATGTCAAGACTTTACGAAAATGGTGAGAGAGTTGAAACTTCTTTACCTTCATAACTCCTTGGTTCATGTCAAAATTCACGAAAGCAGCAAGAGAACTAAAACTACTTTTTGTAGTAGCAGAGGTAAATGATCatgtttatttctctttctagaTTTGGCAATGAATTatgaaagatttttttataattttcgtTTATGTGTTTTCAGGTTCATTTATATCTATATGTCATAAATATCAAATAATAGAcatcataaaatttgaaatcaactTTATTATTGCAATTCATTAAACAATGGATATTATATAACAAAATCCATGGATTTAGTATTTTATCATATTGTATTATATCCTAATTGGAAATTTAGATGACCAAATGCAACACTTAATCATAAGAATTCTTTagaatataattatatattactCATAATTCCCTTTTGAACATTCTAAAGTACtagtaaaaatttcaaaccccaaaaaaaattcaaagcttGGTCGGTCATTTTGGCTATCTCCTCAGCCTATAGGGTCTCAAAACCTCTAATTGATATTTAACAAGGGAAAGTTTTGATTTTCGATAGGTTGGTTACATATAAGTTATATGTAACATGAGAAAGATAgtgtgcaattttttatttttttaaatgggtaTCTAAAAAGTGTTTTGAAACGCTTATTAATGAAATCATCATTACTATAGCTAGTGctgagtaaaagaaaaagaaagttattGTTACTTGATGAGTTGCTTTATTTGAGTTTATTAAGGTCCGAAGTTTCAAATGCAAATGAAAGAACTTCGCTTTAATAAAAAGCTTGACCTAAATGAAGCTAAATCAGTTTTCTAGAAGTTCGTTTGGCAACACTTCTATTCCGAGAAACAagttcttttcagaaatagtatttttctatttttattccctaaaacaatttatcaataaaagaacgtgtttggtaattatataaaatttatattttcaaaaaaaaaaaataagaatccatttagtaaaatttacaaaaaaatttataatgtaaaatttcttttaattttttcttattcttccttactACTACCACCGATCGCCAACCGTTGACCATTGCCGCCCCCCGCCGCTTGCTGTTGATGACTATTGATGCCGCCTCCCGCTACTCGAGGTGGCGGGCGGTGGGAGGCAACGTCGTGGTCATCGGCGGCAAGCGGCGTGGCGGTGGTCGACCAAGGTTGGCTAATGGCGGTCAACCGGCAATGACGATCGACTAGTCAGCGGTGGCGGTTGACTGGTGGCAAGCGATAGTGGAGGGTAGTGGccggcaaagaaaaagaagaaaataaaataaaataaaaagaacataagttatttatagaaattattttcaaaaataagaagctaatttttttacttcttatttctattccaaatttattctccgACTACTATTATATTAAGGggagtagaaaaattaattgacattaccaaacgaatttatgttctttttttgttccgtaaaacaaacaaaaaaacagaaattgagagaaatatAAACTTACCAAATGAAGCTAGGttgacttttattttaatttttagtttttcccgGTTTATGGCCCGCTTAATGTAACGTGAGAAGTATCTAAAAATTTTTAGAACAcgtgaattttgatctaaatTCACGCATAAtcttttcatataattcaaaaatcaagtATCATTTGAcattttggcaattagcaaatattttccaaaaaaatatatatataaacgaATGGCCCAATATGGTTGCAAAGATATTTTGACACCGCACCGCGCAAAAATTCTACCGTACTCCACCAATTTTCGGTCGAAATCGTCAACTCATCGCGTATAAATCGGTTTACTTACAGTATTTAactattttaataaattttaaaagaggGGTATTTCCGTCAGCACGTAAGGGGATACTAATTGAATACATTATCCTCCCCCGAAAAGCTCTCGCCAGGGAGGGTGGGGCCCACAGGGGCACCGGCCTCTAGAGCCCAACACCGAAGGAGAGATCCCCGGCAAGACGAGCCGCGTGAGGCGCCACTCGCTGCTGGGCGAGTGACACGTGGTCCGAATGCGTAACCATCAACCACTCAGAGCGCGAGTATGGAGGGATGGGTTACACGCGGCGCG harbors:
- the LOC104441604 gene encoding LOW QUALITY PROTEIN: citrate synthase, glyoxysomal (The sequence of the model RefSeq protein was modified relative to this genomic sequence to represent the inferred CDS: inserted 1 base in 1 codon; deleted 1 base in 1 codon), translated to MSSADSRLSARARLAVLSAHLAAASMIEPPPRGGGGGAAAAILEPSCVSAQGLVPPPGXLGGSLAVVDERTGRKYGVPVSEEGTVKAIDLKKITTGKNDKGLKLYDPGYLNTAPVRSSICYIDGDEGILRYRGYPIEELAESSSFMEVAYLLMYGNLPSEGQLADWEFAITQHSAVPQGILDIIHAMPHDAHPMGVLVSAMSALSVFHPDANPALRGQDLYKSKQVRDKQIARILGKAPTIAAAAYLRMAGRPPVLPSSNLSYAENFLYMLDSLGNRSYKPNPRLARVLDILFILHAEHEMNCSTSAARHLASSGVDVYTALAGAVGALYGPLHGGANEAVLKMLNEIGRVENIPDFIEGVKNRKRKMSGFGHRVYKNYDPRAKVIKKLAEEVFSIVGRDPLIEVAVALEKAALSDEYFVKRRLYPNVDFYSGLIYRAMGFPTEFFPVLFAVPRMAGYLAHWRESLDDPDTKIMRPQQVYTGVWLRHYMPLRERAVPTEADRLGQVSISNASRRRLSGSGV